The following are encoded together in the Iodobacter fluviatilis genome:
- a CDS encoding HDOD domain-containing protein, protein MENLAQTTAKSNVAWLAYWARRGLPILQSSKEQLQVALRRADRLHPSDLADIVLKDPLLTAQALRYINLRQKNSLSADITTINGIAMLMGVAPFIEHFMKMPILEDILQAHPRSIARIHKLIGDSRFMAKMAREFGGERYDAHLDEIFISALLSRIPEMLELIAHDTDAAAPPGRDHASALFAAWSLPPTLSLLLAEPSADALPRQVLQHATLRVASLLDRGWWQAEARGLLQQMADVLNTSVDDVWQRTNRLMLVYARNEPQKQGWPAARWLPMLPGEWPLPVAATPAVATPVVAEIKVEKDILAERMQALHLAGAQGAPANQIMTLAVRALAEGLGMRRILFALLVAGENAIKARFAHGIDATDPARQLHIKLDEPHLLTRLMLKQQSIWFNLGNAATLAPMLPVGFREQVGNNDFCAMSIFVGDKAVGIIYADRQGGDSIAETHYQHFKQIGLLTSRALSHHPAQSR, encoded by the coding sequence ATGGAAAATCTAGCTCAAACTACTGCAAAAAGTAATGTTGCATGGCTTGCCTATTGGGCGCGTCGTGGCTTGCCTATTTTGCAATCTAGCAAAGAGCAATTGCAGGTGGCTTTGCGTCGTGCAGATCGGCTCCATCCTTCAGATTTGGCGGATATTGTTTTAAAGGATCCTTTGCTGACTGCGCAAGCGTTGCGCTATATTAATCTGCGGCAAAAAAATAGCTTGTCTGCGGATATCACCACTATCAATGGCATTGCGATGCTGATGGGTGTTGCGCCATTTATAGAGCATTTTATGAAAATGCCTATTTTAGAGGATATATTACAAGCCCATCCGCGCAGCATCGCCCGAATTCATAAGCTGATTGGCGACAGTCGCTTTATGGCTAAAATGGCGCGTGAGTTTGGTGGTGAGCGCTATGACGCGCATTTGGATGAAATTTTTATCTCTGCCTTGCTCAGCCGCATCCCTGAGATGCTAGAGCTAATTGCGCATGATACAGATGCAGCTGCCCCACCTGGACGAGATCACGCCTCTGCATTGTTCGCGGCGTGGTCATTACCCCCAACCTTAAGTCTTTTGCTAGCAGAGCCATCAGCGGACGCCTTGCCGCGGCAGGTGTTACAGCATGCTACTTTGCGCGTGGCTAGCTTGCTTGATCGAGGCTGGTGGCAAGCAGAGGCGAGGGGCTTATTGCAGCAGATGGCGGATGTGTTAAATACCAGTGTGGATGACGTTTGGCAGCGTACTAATCGCTTGATGCTGGTTTACGCACGTAATGAGCCACAAAAACAAGGTTGGCCTGCTGCACGTTGGTTGCCGATGTTACCAGGTGAGTGGCCTCTACCTGTTGCAGCTACACCTGCGGTGGCAACTCCCGTCGTTGCTGAGATAAAAGTTGAAAAAGATATTCTTGCGGAACGAATGCAAGCCTTGCATTTGGCTGGCGCTCAAGGTGCACCGGCTAATCAAATTATGACTTTAGCGGTGCGTGCGCTTGCTGAAGGGCTGGGCATGCGGCGGATTTTATTTGCACTCCTTGTGGCGGGCGAAAACGCGATTAAAGCGCGTTTTGCCCATGGTATCGATGCGACAGACCCAGCTCGCCAGCTGCATATCAAGTTGGATGAGCCGCATTTGTTGACGCGGCTTATGCTTAAACAACAAAGCATTTGGTTTAACCTTGGCAATGCCGCAACGCTAGCGCCGATGCTGCCCGTTGGTTTTCGTGAACAGGTTGGTAATAATGATTTTTGCGCCATGTCTATTTTTGTTGGGGACAAGGCGGTAGGGATTATCTATGCCGATCGGCAGGGTGGCGATAGCATCGCTGAAACCCACTATCAGCACTTTAAACAAATTGGCTTGCTTACTAGCCGTGCTTTATCTCATCATCCTGCACAGTCACGATGA
- a CDS encoding class I SAM-dependent methyltransferase: MTQAARFALIQLGAILGASVCVFFLRLPALYWALIAGAFSTFAAMRWHDRKWWCLIHTAFPLFILLAISFSIDPRWYLAAFLLCWMVFGGVLRNRVPLYLSNSQALEQLAEQVPQGARLLDIGAGTGTVLAWFMRYRPDVQADGIEFAWLPWLLGRIRLANSAAGWQHGDAFAADLAEYDVVYAYLSPEPMGLLWEKAQKEMRPGSLLISNSFDIPNVPPQRVCNIGDWKGSRLLVWKI, from the coding sequence ATGACGCAGGCCGCTCGTTTTGCACTGATTCAATTAGGTGCAATATTAGGTGCTTCAGTATGCGTATTTTTTTTGCGGTTGCCCGCCTTATATTGGGCACTTATTGCGGGGGCTTTTTCTACTTTTGCGGCAATGCGTTGGCATGATAGAAAATGGTGGTGTCTAATTCACACGGCATTTCCCTTGTTTATCTTGCTGGCGATTAGTTTTTCAATTGACCCCCGCTGGTATTTGGCAGCATTTCTATTGTGTTGGATGGTTTTTGGTGGCGTATTACGCAACCGTGTGCCGTTATATTTGAGTAATAGCCAAGCCTTAGAACAGCTGGCCGAGCAAGTGCCACAAGGTGCACGCTTACTGGATATTGGCGCGGGTACGGGCACGGTATTAGCTTGGTTTATGCGCTATAGGCCCGATGTGCAAGCCGATGGGATTGAGTTTGCTTGGCTGCCTTGGTTGCTGGGTAGAATTCGTTTAGCCAATAGCGCAGCTGGCTGGCAACATGGTGATGCTTTTGCTGCCGATTTAGCAGAATACGATGTGGTTTATGCTTATTTATCCCCTGAGCCAATGGGTTTGTTATGGGAAAAAGCGCAAAAAGAAATGCGTCCTGGCAGCCTATTAATTAGCAATAGCTTTGATATTCCCAATGTGCCTCCACAGCGCGTCTGTAATATTGGAGACTGGAAAGGCAGCCGACTTTTAGTATGGAAAATCTAG
- a CDS encoding OmpA family protein, producing the protein MIKGGGNDLTQQAGQVKKGDVVSESTKDKKRLSELKQKIEALIDSKVKENSALAKFKDQLKLDMVSEGLRIQIVDEQNRPMFKSGSSELESFSRGMLQEIAQFLNEVPNSVSLSGHTDSSKFAGGDNGYSNWELSADRANSSRRELVAGGLPDNKILRVNGYGDVVPLDTGNIYNPINRRISIVVLNHDAEDNIREQAGKGQEEKAEPIATIPKPSK; encoded by the coding sequence TTGATTAAAGGGGGTGGCAATGATCTTACCCAGCAAGCAGGGCAAGTTAAGAAGGGCGATGTGGTTAGTGAATCCACTAAAGATAAAAAGCGCCTCTCCGAATTAAAACAAAAAATTGAAGCGTTGATTGATAGTAAAGTCAAAGAAAACTCTGCTTTGGCTAAGTTTAAAGATCAATTGAAGCTAGATATGGTGTCAGAAGGCTTAAGAATTCAAATTGTGGATGAGCAAAATCGGCCGATGTTTAAATCGGGCAGCTCAGAGCTTGAATCCTTTAGCCGTGGCATGCTGCAAGAAATCGCCCAGTTTTTGAATGAAGTGCCTAATTCGGTGTCTTTATCTGGGCATACTGATTCATCTAAATTTGCTGGTGGCGATAATGGTTATAGCAATTGGGAGCTCTCTGCTGATCGTGCCAATTCGTCGCGCCGTGAATTAGTAGCTGGCGGTCTGCCTGATAATAAAATATTGCGCGTCAATGGTTATGGTGACGTTGTGCCGCTAGACACGGGCAATATTTATAACCCTATTAATCGTCGAATCAGCATCGTGGTTTTGAATCACGATGCAGAAGATAATATTCGTGAGCAGGCGGGTAAAGGCCAAGAAGAAAAAGCCGAGCCTATTGCCACCATTCCAAAGCCGAGTAAATGA
- a CDS encoding flagellar motor protein MotB, with protein sequence MSDDSQRPIVVKRIKKGGHGHHGGAWKIAYADFVTAMMAFFLLMWLLGSVSKGTMKGITSYFANPLKVSMSGEMVQGMLRL encoded by the coding sequence ATGAGCGATGATTCACAACGCCCCATAGTTGTAAAACGCATCAAAAAAGGTGGGCATGGCCATCATGGCGGCGCTTGGAAAATTGCCTATGCCGACTTTGTAACGGCAATGATGGCGTTTTTCTTATTGATGTGGTTGCTGGGTTCGGTATCCAAAGGAACCATGAAAGGGATTACCAGCTATTTTGCCAACCCATTGAAAGTGTCGATGTCGGGGGAGATGGTGCAGGGGATGCTACGTCTTTGA
- a CDS encoding MotA/TolQ/ExbB proton channel family protein gives MEIENLMDVELEAHHADAHVAVDAVTKLADGLPAFGIVAAVMGVVHVMGSLHLPPPALGELIGAALVGTFMGIWLAYGFFGPLATVLEKQGAATSIAFQAVKVTLLASLNGYAPQVAVEFGRKALSIHERPSFKELEEHVKSAKGK, from the coding sequence ATGGAAATTGAAAACTTAATGGATGTGGAACTAGAGGCGCACCACGCCGATGCGCATGTGGCCGTAGATGCGGTAACCAAACTTGCCGATGGTCTGCCTGCGTTCGGTATTGTGGCGGCGGTTATGGGGGTGGTTCACGTGATGGGTTCTTTACACTTACCTCCACCTGCCTTGGGTGAATTGATTGGTGCCGCTTTGGTGGGTACCTTTATGGGGATTTGGCTGGCTTATGGCTTTTTTGGCCCATTGGCAACCGTGCTAGAGAAGCAGGGGGCTGCCACTAGCATTGCTTTCCAAGCGGTAAAAGTGACTTTGCTGGCGAGTTTGAATGGTTATGCGCCGCAAGTTGCGGTTGAATTTGGCCGTAAAGCATTAAGTATTCACGAGCGTCCTAGTTTTAAAGAATTGGAAGAGCATGTTAAGAGTGCTAAAGGTAAGTAA
- a CDS encoding motility-associated protein, with protein MFVIIGYIFMCVCILGAYAAHGGHLGTFWQPSELIIIFGGAIGAMIAAQGAKGMKSTIAALPLMFKSSPYNKPFYMDLFAMMFEILSKVRKEGLMSIETDIEDPHSSPIISKYASVSHDHHLTEFLCDYLRLMVGVILILWKLKT; from the coding sequence ATGTTCGTCATTATTGGCTATATTTTCATGTGTGTTTGTATTCTGGGCGCTTACGCAGCACACGGCGGGCACTTGGGGACATTCTGGCAACCCTCCGAGTTGATTATTATTTTCGGCGGTGCGATTGGCGCGATGATTGCAGCGCAAGGCGCTAAGGGGATGAAGTCTACGATTGCGGCTTTGCCTCTTATGTTTAAAAGCTCACCATATAACAAGCCGTTTTATATGGATCTCTTTGCCATGATGTTTGAGATTCTCTCAAAAGTGCGTAAAGAAGGTTTAATGTCGATCGAAACTGACATTGAAGATCCCCATTCCAGCCCGATTATTTCCAAATATGCTTCCGTTTCACACGATCACCACTTAACCGAATTTCTGTGTGATTACCTACGCTTAATGGTGGGGGTAATCTTAATTCTATGGAAATTGAAAACTTAA